One Falco peregrinus isolate bFalPer1 chromosome 10, bFalPer1.pri, whole genome shotgun sequence genomic window, TCCATTTATTACTGCGAATATTCAGTACAGATCCCCTCACTAGTAGGAACTTCCAGGGTGTTAGAGAGAAAGGACAGGATAATAAAAACCCAGAATGCCCGGAGCTTTAAAACTGAATACAATCCCaacagtaaattaaaatcttaTGCTCAGGTGCAGCATAAGGAACGTCAGCTTTATGACAAGAAGCTCTTGGCTGAAGCACTGATGGTAGCAATACAAATTAATCTACGTCCTTGATTTGACAGTACGTCCTTTCCTAACACTTAGGTTTGTTTCCCTTACCTTATCCTTTGTGAATCCTCCCTTTGATGCCTTTGTGCCCAAGCCATCTGCCTGGAAGAAAACATTCTTCTTTAGTTTTTAATAGCTGATGCTTTAATACAATTTATTTGGCTTCCCTGCCACGCATAAAATGCCTGCTGACGAAAATATCCTGAGCAGGAGCTCAAGTTTAAGATACTTGAAGATCACTGCAGtgcatttctaataaaataaatgattgATTTGGAGAAGTAAATAAGAAGATGAGTAACTTCATATGACTTACAAATTTCAAGGCCAAAAAGGATTAGTTAAAAGCAAATCATTAAGCATTTTGGATCCAGTATTATTGAACATTTCTCTTGCTCTCACTAAAAAGTGACAGATGTGAGATCACGTCACTCCATCTAGCCAAACTAATCTGGAACTAATTAAACACTTAAGGCATCAAGCACAGAATTCACACtctaaaaaaaagcaaatactacACTGGAATACAGAACAATACTTCTAGCCACCAGAGTGTAAAATTCTGAGGCTCCTTACTGACAGGAACACTGTGATTGTAGCATTATGCTGATCCTATACCAATGCCATTAGAGCTTTAATATATGTGAATTACAAAGAAAACTGGCCTTGCCTTTTCCTCCATGCATCTGACAAATTCTCCTTGACTGGAATATCCCACGGGCTGCTTTTTCACTTCATGTCTTTTTTCCATACGGGATTCAAACACATCTGGACTGGATCTGAATCGGGAAAGGAACTATTAAGAATACTGGGTGATGAACGCCACTtagccttttaaaatgtttgctgtgATACCGATTCACGTTCTCAGCCCAGTCAGTAAAACTCCCTCAAGCTGATCATGTTGGGAGATGCCTTGGTGCCAACTACACGTGAATTTCAAGGCAGCATCTGGCCCAAATGGATTAATTTTCTCGTGAGCGTGGGAAGCTACAAATGACCTCGCGCCACCCCAAAAAAGCCCAGCTCCCCGGCACCCCCTCTGCCCAAAAGGCAGCTCCCCCCACATCCCAGGCCCTGCTGgacccctccctccccccagggccccgccgcccccccccaagGCCCGGGACCCCGCACCTCCGCAGCTCCTGGATCTTGTGCCGGTACTTCCCGTAGAAGGGGTTCTCCTCCAGCGccgcctcccccggccccgccagcTCCCGACACGGCggggccagcagccccagcgGACGGAGAGCGGCGCGGCTCCGcagggccgccccccgcccccaggcCTGCAGCAGCGGCCCCGCCAtggcgcccgccccgccgcggtCCGTCCGGCTCAGCGCTCCGCCCGCCGCGGTCCGTCCGCCTCAGCGctccgcccgccgcgccgccccgccccgccgttCCGCCCCCGTAAGGAAGCGGCCGGAGGCGCAGACTGGGAAAGGAACTTTTatttagagaaattaaaaaagtcGCGTTACATGATCAAAAGCGCGGGGTTCCGCGGCTCAGACCCGGCGGGGCAGGGAAGCACGATGCGCGCCCCGCACAGCTGCCTGCGGAGCTCCGGAACTGAAAACGGTACAGCGCTGTCCCCACGCTCCCTTTCCTTTCAGCCATGGCCTGTTTCTCGAGGGCCCGCCCCCGAACCAGCGGGCAACCAGCGGGCAACCAGCGGGCAACCAGCGGGCAACCAGCGGGCAACCAGCGGGCAACCAGCGGGCAACCAGCGGGCAACCAGCGGGCAACCAGCGGGCAACCAGCGGGCAACCAGCGGGCAACCAGCGGGCAACCAGCGGGCAACCAGCGGGCAACCAGCGGGCAACCAGCGCCCTCAGGCTGCCTTCCAGCCGCCCTCTGGAaagccacggcctgttggcatGAGCCACAGCACGTATCTGGGCAAGCATTTACTTAGGCCAATGGCCTTTATGCCCTCCAACATCTGCAGCGTGAATAAAGCACGGGGAGGCCGGCCAAGCCCccgcagcagggctggggaagcatGGAGACCAGCAGCATAGCATTAAACTCATGGGGACAGAAGCAGCCAGCTGGGGACAggtgcccccccccagcacactGCTGCCCTAAGCCAAACAAAAGCGACCATTGCACTCCGGGCTGAGCGGCTTTCGTTAAATTGATGAGCACAAGTGCATCCTGTAACAGCAGTGACTACAGCAATTAGCGATCGACTACAGTCAACATGCAAGTTCAGCAGCACCCCTGGCCAGCTGTGCCCCAGTGCCCATTAATGACCACAGTGACCACACTGACCTTGGCCACAGGCAGATGGCACAGCACACGCTGGCTCCGGCTGACAGTTTCACTATTGCTGTTGAAGAACCTTCTAAAAGTAAAGCAgactgcaacaaaacaaaacactcagATTCACGTGGCGATACAACAATCCCTTCAATTTTTAAGGTAAGTTAAAGTCCATACAAATCAaacttccaaaaatattttgcgAACTCTGGCATATGGCTATGATACAGTATATGTACAAATAAAATACCAGAATGGTTACATTTTAttgctaggtttttttttatttggttaaGGAATTATACAGTAGTGTATAAAAGGGcgtgggaagcagcaagaagcAAGTGTTGGCTTCTTGTCCTCTCAAAAGCCaaggttggttggttttgctttgtttttaaacactgtgttctcagcatcacagcaaaagcatttctgtattGGGTCACATCTGCATTACCCAAACAGGATAGAAGAGCAACAGTGAAAGAAGCCTGGGCAATGGGTAACAGGGTTCTGTTTTGTACATTCCTTCACTGATTCAATACTTCCAGAATACAATTATTCAGAAAACATCCAGTCTAAAGTTATATAAAAGTCAACAATTATGAACTGACTTCCACATAAACTGATGTTTCGATGAGGCAGGCAACTTCAGTTCACTAATCATGCAAAATACTCCCAACAAGATCAGTGATATTTCTGAGCAAAATCATTCAACTAGGCCCTGATTTAGCCTGCAAGAGAATCCCTTCTGCAAAAGTAACATTCTGTGGTCCAGAAGGTTATAAACACACTCCGCGTTTAGATCTACTGGCATAATCAAACCCTGAGGTTCCTCTGTAGTAAGGAAACCTCCCTTACAAAGCACATGTCAGCAGAGAATACCGATGTGATTGCACACTCCTGCACTGCTTTTATACCTTCCTGTTGACAAGAACACCAAAGGTAAAGGCACCAAGAAGTGTTCACGTTCACATTAGACGGGAAACAGCCCCCAAGTCTACTCTGGGCCTTTCCTGCCTGCTCGCACTTCTAGTGACCAGGAGCTTTACTCAGGACACTTCAGAGTGGCCCAAACAGTGGACggaaaaaaccagcagcatcAGCAACCCTGTTCAAACATCTCTAGTGCCCAGTCAGTGAGACCGTCAGCACGCAGCTGACTGTACCCAAGGCATGAACGATTCAGGTGTTGCTCAGCAGGCTGCACTGTGGACTTTTACCTCATAAGCATCTGTTAAAAGTTATTCAgtacttactttaaaaaaaaaaaaacagatagGCTCATCTCACAAAATGTAATCTGTACACAATACAGCAAAGCTCAAAGAATGCTGAAGTGAAAGCCCAAGCACTTGGGAGGTAATTGCTCCTATAGGCTCATGATATAAAAACACTTTCAACTGTTCCctctaaaaataaatcctgctaTAGATGGGCATGTTTTACTACTCCTGCTTTCTTCTGATCGAGTCCAAACTCATTCACGCTTATACTCAGTCAAAGTTAGAAATTTAGCTGAAATTCTTAACCACCCCTTTTAGGCTTCATCTCTCATGATAAACAGCTTACTACCAACACAGCCCCTGACACAAACTTCCCCTTAAATATGCATAATTTACTCTATTTCAAATATATACAAGCAGAAGTAGCCCATCTTTACAAGACAGATTTCCTTCTACCCTAAAGTGCAGCTCTCTAATTTAAGgcaaatttcagtgaaatataaaaccatagttttattttagtatgtacacattttaaattaaaaacaaagactCCCttaagaaggaaagaatgagaGGAAAATGTTTCCAAGTTTGGgaattttctggattttaaCACAGTCCCAATATTATGTCCTATCAACATAGAAATTtgtaaatttcttttcaataacTGCAGATGAAAAAAGAGGTGGCAATGTGTACAGTAATTTAGCTCCAAAGATCAGTAAAACACTGGGAAAGTGCAGACATAAGTTTTTCATGTCCCGTAGTTTCCTTTAGCTACAGTAGCATCCATCAGCATCACCCTTCTAAACATATATCCTATACACCTAATGCTAATCTCAGTTCTTGTAATGAGTATTTCTCATCTCCATCTATGTCAAATTTCTTAAAGCTCTGTGACTCTTCAGCTGTAGAGCCAAGCAGCTTTTGAAGATCTTCATGCGACAGTTTTCCATCAGCATCTTCAGTTGCTTTTTCAAACAAATTCTGAAGATCTGCAAAAGGAACAAGGATTGAAAAGTAGATCCTTTAAATACACAGGAATATCCTATAAGCTGCTCTTCCAGTTTTACTGCACTGTGTCTTACTACCTAGTAATTAAATAAAGCATGCTCAAGTATGGAGTTTGCCTTCTGCGTTGTCACAAGCTGTCAGTAACAATttaggagaggggaaaaaaaaaaaagcatgaacaTCTCTGgattaaattacattaaaaaagtaacCCCTATCTCTGTTCTCAACTAATACCCCATTCTACAACCACTAACTGCATACAGATGCAGTTATCCTCCACAAAAGCAAGCTCTGAATGACTGTTGCTATGCCAACAGCACAGATGACATAAAGGGAAAAGTGTCTATTCATTTCCTGATGCAAAGCATTGCCCTTTCAGTAGCTGAAGAGACTGAACAGCAAGATCCAGAAACCATTCATTTGACCAGGCAGtgttcccttaaaaaaaaaaaaacacacacccccttcCAAAATATAGACACTTATACCTACTTCACTTTCCTTCAGCAGCCTAATTCTGCCCTTGACTTCTCCCCCAGTCTCTGGGGCGCTTGGTGTAATACTTTGGCACTCAAAACAATCATAATTCTCTTATAATGCACACTCCTGTTTAAAtcccagtttcttttcttttacatgcTACTCtttccttttagttttgtttttggggttttttaattactacttttttttttaaatctgtagtTCTCCAGCTTTTAAAATTGACCTCAGTTCTCCCAGAATGCCCAGCCGCACTGCCATAGTCCTAGTTATATTTATCTCCTAAACATTTAtatgaaatattcagaaaaagaagaggtcAGCCTAGAAAGGACATACCTTTGATGCTGGAAATTCCTGGTAAGGACAGATGTCTCAGCTGTCCATTACCCTCTGTGTTGCCATCAGCTGACCTTGAAGCCAGCCTTGAAAGGTCTGTGGGCTTTGCTGTAGTACTCAGACTACTTTCAACTGTTACAAAACAATTTCTATTAGTCTTACTAATTCCACAGAATTGCagttagcaaaacaaaaaatgtgatataactgatttattttttttcatcacagatgcaaaataatttcagaatacAGCAGTGTTGTCGCCTTTCACTAGTAACTGGAAGAATAGAAGGAAACTTTTTTGGATAGTTACATAGCTTTAATCTTTCATGCTGTACTAGATGTATAATTGTAAACCCCATACAAAGAATGACTTGGAAACACTTTCTCCTTCCCAGTCTGAAAGTGCTGAACAAGCTTTATTAAGCAAATGACATCTGCCCACCTGGGTTGTTTTCACTTAGTCAGTGGAGGTATCTGTCTTCCCTAACAGCAAGGTCTAAACttccaagctgctgctttgcaaattAACAACAAGCACAGTTCTAGTGTAATGAGGTATTTCAAATCTTATCTTCGGCACTACCTGAATATATACAGCAAAAGTGCAGAACTGAGACAAGTCAGCACAGAGGCAGACCTTTCCTCTACATTACACTtagattttgaaaaagcaaaaatacatgtTACTGGGTATAAATTCCAACAGATTAATCACTGTATGTCTTCAAATACAAGCTACTGATGCATGTGAATCCTGCTATACACAGGCAAAGTCACCTTCAAACTGGACTATATatagttttctgttttagaGCCATCAGTTTCTGACCACTTCAACAGAAATAATCTTCACAAAGTCTTAAGGAACAGACTAAATTATGCACCTTCACCAGTTATTCTTTGAAATGACAAGGGAACTTTCAGGTTTATGGATTACTATTACATGACAATTCTTACCATTCTTTGATGTCTCAATAGATCTGTCGTTTTCTGGCTTGCCTGTGAGAACACCAAGCAGTTGAAGCTTCTCTCTTAGTATTGATACCTGAGAATCTCTAGTCCCTGTTTCCTGCATACATAggaaaaaatttcttaaaaagcaCCCCTTCAGCAGATGGAGATCAGGAAAAgtagtaatttaaaatttctaaGTACTTGGGGAGGTCGCCAGGCTGATCAAAGTTTACAACGctaaacaagattttaaaatgaataaattaaataataatttttaagaaatctaTGGAAAGATGTAAGGAATAAATTCACATGGCCTgtaagaaaacaacagaatcAGTACCTCTACCAGAAAACTATTTAGCAGGCACTGATTTCAAAAGAATCTGACATttagtttctgtatttcttacacAAATGagcaagactgaaaaatcaTAATATAGAACAGTCAAACATACTTAGAGCAAACATCTATACATTAATTGAATGCATAATTGTTTGAAACGTTTGCCTGTAGTACTGACTACCTTGGTGCGGGACTCACTGTATCTCTGTCAAAGTAAAAACACCCCATTTTTTAATCTGGAgctcttttgctctttttgtgAGTAGGTTCCAGATGACAGGCTGAGTTCACATCGATTCAAACCTAGAACTGACAGTGCAGCCAGTTCACTCACCTGCCTTCTTTCCAGAATATGGGACACTAAGaactcagcagcactgcctcttATCCCCAGCCCACAGTGTGGCCATTCAGTCAGTCTGTTAAACACGCTCACAGCCAGTCAACAGATCATTACCGAGAGGTAGCCTTTCATCAATTCCTAGGCTCCGCTAGCGCAAAGGTTCTCTAAGTCATCCAGGTTTGAAAACTTTCCTGGGATAAATGCTGCAACCTCATTTGCAGTGTGAACCCACAATGGCTGGGCTAGTTTTGCTGAGCGCATGGCAATGAGTACACAAATGAGCTGGCTGCCAGAGTTCCCTGTTCTGCCGGACCGAGGTCTGAACCTCCCAGGATTCTTTCAGCTCCACGGGAAGGATATTACGGCAGCCCTGCTATGCTATCCCAGATGTAGTCAGAACAGCAATACTATTACAACTTTTCTTCCATCCTAATTAGCTTCCTGTCCCCAAAATGGGGTGGATAAGCTGTCCTTCTACTCTggcctttgttttaaaagaaacttgatCAGATTAGCCTGTTTGCAGATCTTTCCTCAATTAAGTCACATTTAAAACATGACTATGAAGACAACAAAATGCTCTACTAATCCAGTGTAATTTGTGTTTCCTTACTTTACCTTCAGTTCTTTATTTGAATGAGTTTCATTATCTAGTTGatcttcattttccatttttggaGAGGTAGTTGCATCATTCCCCTGCAGGAAAAACAGAGGAGAGCAGAGTTCATTCATGTACTTATTTTCTAcaatgtaatttctttccttcaaatTTGGCAGGcatgaagcaggaaaaaacaggaCAAATACGTGCTAGAATGAACATGAAGACAGTAGTTTATGTAATTTACCACAGCAACATCAGAATATTCCTTATTGCTAAACACACAGAACATGTTCTCAGAGACTGGCCCCAGTATGGCATAAAGAAAGTACTGGAAGGACTTCAGAACATATTAATGTTTTGGTTAAGGATCTTTTTCTAAGCATTTAAGCATCGCAGGACAATCCAGAGGCCCACCTAGGTCCTCCAAAAAACCCTGCCACAGCGCCTTCCTAAAACAGTTAGAGGTTTGTGAATCCCATCCCATCAAGCAGTCATACAAGTCTTAGATGTCACAGCGTTTGGGATAGTCTTCTGTAGATTCTGCAGAGAAGAAATCACTACTTCAGAGCTACTCTCAACGTTGGTTATCCGTTCAGAAATATGGAATAAATTCCAACCTGTCTCAAgtttcattttgacattttctttcgTTAGGTTTGAAAAGTTATCTATGTAGTGTATAGAAAGTACTGAAACTACTAGCCTGAGTAGACAACCTTAGTCATCAAATACTTACCGCACTGGTAGACAAGTTCTCTCTTTTGTCCAGATTATTCACAGCAAGAGGAGAGTTTTCTAACAGCATAACCCTCCGGCTAAGGTTACCAATGGCTGAATCCACGTTTAGAAGCTTGATGTCATTCAACTTTTGGTACGCCACTACAGCATTACTTAGCTCTTCCAAAGCTGCATGCAGTGACTACATAGTGAAATATAAAACCAGCACATGTCAGTTTACTCAACCTCTGCAGCACTCTTGCTATTAACAACATGGTGACTGACCCAGTTTAACTGGGCAGACTTCAAACTGGCTCTCCACCAACACCACTGAAAACATCCAACTGGAAGCTTCCAGAATGCTATTCCAGCTTTCAAACTTTAAAACTCAGATTCTTCCTCAGGGCTAACCTCTTTGTTGCCAATGTAATCACTTCAGCTGTGCcagcaaacacagaaagccTATTCATCTTAATTTCCAGGGCAAGCTTAGTAACTACATCAACTacttttttcccaggaaaacagGTATTAGGCATATTAATATACAAGATTaatttttgaggaaaatattGACTgcattaaatgtaaataaatgcagTCATTCCATTCCAACCCATTCAGCTAAACACCCACATATGTTACCATTTTTCCTTGTAGCTGAATCCCCACTTTCCACACCTTATTACATTGAGGGTAACTCAGTACGTGTCACTCCCAAATTTGCTCGGATTGGTGAGTACCTGCCATAAAATCTGTTCCATAAAAAGCCTTTAACTAATTTCCATTTACATAAGCAAAGTACACCTAAGATTTGTTGGATATCCACTTCAGTCTTTTTACTCCTCACCCAGTTAGAATACAAAAAAGACACTCTCAGACTAGGGTACTTTCCTGTTTGCACGTACACAGGAACaaactacagcaaaataaacttatattttgttttgaaggatGCTATCTGTACTGTCTTGATAAAAACGCCTACTTTCTTGCACACTATGGTACTGCAAAACACAAATTCACATATCATGATATTTGTACCAATATTCTTtatgcaagagagaaaaatacctttttgcagttttctgtctGATTTCTCTCAGTCCTTGGCACAACAGTGGAGGGAAGTGAAGGTAtctgttttaattccttctaaggaaagaaatagaaaattatgtTACAAAATGGCtgtaaaaaagccaaaaaactcAGCTTTTAATCAGTGGCAGGCTACAGCTGAGGATGTTTTGCTACAATTATAGTCACTCATGTCTGTTGCgcatacagtattttaaaaaggctAATGCagagttttctctttcaaacacATAAGgtccaaatttattttaattaaacactCCTAATTATCTCTTCTCTCTTTAATGAAGTATTATGATACACATTTCACTGCTACCATACACACTACCATATCTGCAATGTTTTCGTAGCACCCCCTACTGAAGCAAGTTTTATATTGTGTCTAATTCAGATTTTATCTGCAAGTGTTCTTATTAAAGTAATACTGTAATACTGTATTGTAGTTTAgatgaaaaatttaattattgGTTCAGTTTGCTAACTCCAAGAGAGAGGTCAGTATAAATACAGTGAGTAGTTTCTGGTAAAGACGGTCAGTAATTTCATCCCTATACACATCCTTAATTCAACCAACAAACTATCTCAACGCTTCCACCATCCCCAGATCCTAAGACAGTGCCGACAGCTACCATGAAGCAGCGCCCTGCATCACAGAAGCAGAGATTCCCAAGGCTCCACACCTGTGTAGTAGGAAGCAAAAAATCTGCAGGATAGGAAGTGTAGTAGAGACCAACAATTCTGGTTCCAGAGAAATACACACTTGGTACCATACAGGAGATGCCACACAAGGATAAGAAGATTAGCTTATTAATGCACCAACCAGCACCTACCGAAACTGCAAAAGTATTTCAAAGGCATAAGGCAGAACTCCACACAGTTCTTAAATTTGCTTCATATTAGGCATGTCAACTGTGAAAATGCAGTGTTAATTCAGTACTTTTTCTTACCACGTCATTCTGGAGTATTTCTATGGATTTCTTGTATTCTTCAATAGCTGTCTGGATATTTTCAACATCATGAGAAACACTGGTAAGTGTGCTACCTATGTTCGCTACAGTCTGGAATaaagaagatgacaaaaatcTCAGCCTTCCTCAAACTGCACTGTCCCAAAGTTTCCATCTGCCAAACACAATGTTTTGTTAGTGAAGCTGCAGGCAGACTGCCACAAAAACTAGCACGTGAATTTGAAGTATTCAGAACTTTGTTTGCAGACAAAATTGTGAATTATACCCATCGCACCTCCAGGCCAATAAGCAAAGACACACTCTATATCATATGAACTAGATAACCAAAATTACAAGTTTGCTACTCCCACTTCCAAAACAATACAAATGTTCtggcattaattaaaaaaataataatcctggTATGAAGACATCTTGCCTCCTCTCTAC contains:
- the EFCAB14 gene encoding EF-hand calcium-binding domain-containing protein 14 isoform X4, which translates into the protein MKKRKELNALIGLAADGRRKKPAKKGSGHRLLRTEPPASDSESSSEEDEFAGARGRCGKGDYLRCCKFCYPLCAFVILAACVVACVGLVWMQVALKEDLDAIKEKFRTMESNQKTSFQEIPKLNEDLVQKQKQLEQIETGELGLNKIWINITEINKQNVCRCFISVEKSYLNQCEFMLLQMKSWHLISLLTSTVNHLKNNIKSASDLISLPLTVEKLQKTVANIGSTLTSVSHDVENIQTAIEEYKKSIEILQNDVKELKQIPSLPSTVVPRTERNQTENCKKSLHAALEELSNAVVAYQKLNDIKLLNVDSAIGNLSRRVMLLENSPLAVNNLDKRENLSTSAGNDATTSPKMENEDQLDNETHSNKELKETGTRDSQVSILREKLQLLGVLTGKPENDRSIETSKNDLQNLFEKATEDADGKLSHEDLQKLLGSTAEESQSFKKFDIDGDEKYSLQELRLALGV
- the EFCAB14 gene encoding EF-hand calcium-binding domain-containing protein 14 isoform X3, which produces MKKRKELNALIGLAADGRRKKPAKKGSGHRLLRTEPPASDSESSSEEDEFAGARGRCGKGDYLRCCKFCYPLCAFVILAACVVACVGLVWMQVALKEDLDAIKEKFRTMESNQKTSFQEIPKLNEDLVQKQKQLEQIETGELGLNKIWINITEINKQNVCRCFISVEKSYLNQCEFMLLQMKSWHLISLLTSTVNHLKNNIKSASDLISLPLTVEKLQKKELKQIPSLPSTVVPRTERNQTENCKKSLHAALEELSNAVVAYQKLNDIKLLNVDSAIGNLSRRVMLLENSPLAVNNLDKRENLSTSAGNDATTSPKMENEDQLDNETHSNKELKETGTRDSQVSILREKLQLLGVLTGKPENDRSIETSKNVESSLSTTAKPTDLSRLASRSADGNTEGNGQLRHLSLPGISSIKDLQNLFEKATEDADGKLSHEDLQKLLGSTAEESQSFKKFDIDGDEKYSLQELRLALGV
- the EFCAB14 gene encoding EF-hand calcium-binding domain-containing protein 14 isoform X5 yields the protein MKKRKELNALIGLAADGRRKKPAKKGSGHRLLRTEPPASDSESSSEEDEFAGARGRCGKGDYLRCCKFCYPLCAFVILAACVVACVGLVWMQVALKEDLDAIKEKFRTMESNQKTSFQEIPKLNEDLVQKQKQLEQIETGELGLNKIWINITEINKQISLLTSTVNHLKNNIKSASDLISLPLTVEKLQKKELKQIPSLPSTVVPRTERNQTENCKKSLHAALEELSNAVVAYQKLNDIKLLNVDSAIGNLSRRVMLLENSPLAVNNLDKRENLSTSAGNDATTSPKMENEDQLDNETHSNKELKETGTRDSQVSILREKLQLLGVLTGKPENDRSIETSKNVESSLSTTAKPTDLSRLASRSADGNTEGNGQLRHLSLPGISSIKDLQNLFEKATEDADGKLSHEDLQKLLGSTAEESQSFKKFDIDGDEKYSLQELRLALGV
- the EFCAB14 gene encoding EF-hand calcium-binding domain-containing protein 14 isoform X1; its protein translation is MKKRKELNALIGLAADGRRKKPAKKGSGHRLLRTEPPASDSESSSEEDEFAGARGRCGKGDYLRCCKFCYPLCAFVILAACVVACVGLVWMQVALKEDLDAIKEKFRTMESNQKTSFQEIPKLNEDLVQKQKQLEQIETGELGLNKIWINITEINKQNVCRCFISVEKSYLNQCEFMLLQMKSWHLISLLTSTVNHLKNNIKSASDLISLPLTVEKLQKTVANIGSTLTSVSHDVENIQTAIEEYKKSIEILQNDVKELKQIPSLPSTVVPRTERNQTENCKKSLHAALEELSNAVVAYQKLNDIKLLNVDSAIGNLSRRVMLLENSPLAVNNLDKRENLSTSAGNDATTSPKMENEDQLDNETHSNKELKETGTRDSQVSILREKLQLLGVLTGKPENDRSIETSKNVESSLSTTAKPTDLSRLASRSADGNTEGNGQLRHLSLPGISSIKDLQNLFEKATEDADGKLSHEDLQKLLGSTAEESQSFKKFDIDGDEKYSLQELRLALGV
- the EFCAB14 gene encoding EF-hand calcium-binding domain-containing protein 14 isoform X2 is translated as MKKRKELNALIGLAADGRRKKPAKKGSGHRLLRTEPPASDSESSSEEDEFAGARGRCGKGDYLRCCKFCYPLCAFVILAACVVACVGLVWMQVALKEDLDAIKEKFRTMESNQKTSFQEIPKLNEDLVQKQKQLEQIETGELGLNKIWINITEINKQISLLTSTVNHLKNNIKSASDLISLPLTVEKLQKTVANIGSTLTSVSHDVENIQTAIEEYKKSIEILQNDVKELKQIPSLPSTVVPRTERNQTENCKKSLHAALEELSNAVVAYQKLNDIKLLNVDSAIGNLSRRVMLLENSPLAVNNLDKRENLSTSAGNDATTSPKMENEDQLDNETHSNKELKETGTRDSQVSILREKLQLLGVLTGKPENDRSIETSKNVESSLSTTAKPTDLSRLASRSADGNTEGNGQLRHLSLPGISSIKDLQNLFEKATEDADGKLSHEDLQKLLGSTAEESQSFKKFDIDGDEKYSLQELRLALGV